caaaattatatttaaaatattaaataattttaaaactgtagatAAACAAATTGCAATGTTCTGAAGTGTTCCAAGCAAGGACTGCTGGAAGCTAGGTGCAAGTTAACCTGGTACTCAGCCTTCATTTTAGATATGGGCTCAAGTAGGGGCTCCATAACATTTTATTGAATGCTCCTATGGCAAGGAGCGTGCTTCCAGAGCAGAAACTTCGATCCTGAATCTTCTCTCCCTGTCTGAAAGGCCTTTAGAAGGAGGATGGAAATGAGCATGCTGTAGGTAAATTGGTTTGGTGGGCTGGAGTCTCTCCAGTTCTGTGCTGGAGATTTAAAGTGAGAGCCATATGGAGTGTTAAAGTTATGTTCTCCAGCATCAGCAGCATAGAAGTGGAAAGTAATGCCCAAaccttttctttaccttttttttggggggtggaggaAGTATGGTCTGGACTCTCCATAATAACTGTTCCTTTTTCCTAGTCACCTCTGTATAGTTTTGAACTTCTTCAGATAATGATTCAGAATGGGTGAGAAAGTAATTGTAGCTGCCTATGAATTGCTGGGAGAAGTTGCACCGTGGAAGCACTTGTGTTGCCCATCTGTAAGAGAGGCTTTGATGTGCTTCAGTAAACCTTTTCATTAGTAGCATTTGTACTTAAAAATTCTGTAACAAAGATTCCAGTTTTGTACTGAAATAACTTAGTAGATGAAGACAATCTctccacaggttttttttttttacctcctgaAACCTGCAGCTGTTGTGAAATCCTGAGAATTCGATATAACCAAGAGAAACTATTGTTGCAGTGCCAAGCAAGTTTCGCTTTTTCTTCCTGTATGTTTACCAGCAGCATCTTTTAAAAGGTGGAGAAGACAACTATAAGAATTTTCCTCTTGGATATTGTTAGAGGATTCATTGATCCAATGACCTTTTGGGTCAGAGGCCAGTTAGTCTTTTTAATGAAACTTGGTTCCTGCCATGGAAGCATGCTTACACAGAAAACAACTAGTGAAATATGCAAGCAAGTTTTGTGAGTAAAGATTGGAGTGTGTATTGGTGACTTCTATTATTGCATTGACTATCGTGATCTAAGCaaatctattttgtttttttcagggcttttttaatactaaatttgAAGTCTTAGTGTGTGAATAGAGTAGAGCTTTAACTTTGCTGTTTGAATTTCAAGAATAAGTATTAATTCTTGGGGGTAGATGTGGCTTGCAGTTTTTTGTATGTTACAGAGCTTCTAGTGTTTCTGACCAACATCAGTGTTCTAACTTTGGCTTAGCGTCAGCTGATGCCTAGTGCTCAAGATAAAATGATCAAAACTTTATTATCAAAGGAAGCACAGACATAGGTAAAAATAAGGATTGTTGTAGGGGAGGTATGGGTTGTAAGGCTATGGTGATTGGGTATGTAAGCACTCTTaacttttctaaatttttttttaagtgggataGATGCACAGATGGGTGAGTGGTGGGCACCTCTTCCGTGACTGGTCTTGTAGTTCAGATCTGTTCTACATGATGTGTTTCCTTCCAGTGTCTCTTTTCTCGATTTACCGTAAATGTTTTCTGCCATCATGGATTCCAGGAGGTATAAAGCTTCCATTCAGACTGAAACCCACCATGCCGTTCAACCCAAGTGCGGTAAAACCTTTGCTACATCATCATTGCAGAACTGATTATGATTTGCTTTTGGTGACGTGATAGGAAGGTAGTGCACGAGGAAGGAGCATGTGCACGTAGTGGTATCTCCTAATTGTTAAAATTAGTGTACATTATATTCTTAGAGAGTGCTAACTTCTATGCATTTGGGGCttcttaatttaatatttttatggttTCTTCCTGATGTATAGTATGGAGGATACCTTTTAAGTGCTTGTCTGTTCATATTGAAGTCTTAGGGCACATTCAGCACAACTGAAGTAGGAAAAATATGctggtgtggttttggttttgtgttttttttttttattgcttgtagGATGTTACTACTATTCAGTCTCTTATATTAACTTCCACGAAAGCTACTGTTGGAGACAGATTTTACTTTTGATAAAAACGGTATGTGGCTGTGTGTAATAAACACACAGAGTATGTATGTAGCAATTAATCAAGAGGTAGACTGTTAAGGAGTACTAAAGGCATAAGAAAGCCTAAGCTTTCTTTTATACCTTAATCTGTTCTGTAATCCTTTCTGTGAGAGATCTTCAAGTGAGAGGATCCTCAAAGGAATCCAATCAACTGGGGAAAATGGgaaggggtggtggtgggaagaAGCAGGTGTCACTTTGTAAAGCTTTTTCCtttaggttattaaaaaaaatcggttttaattaaaaatttcgGATGCAAAATTGTCTTGGTGGGAAGTACACTTGCATTAGTACAACAGATGTGTATAAAACACCAATAGAAAAAGATAGTTGGTAGAattgtgcatgtgtatgtgaaAACATATATCCTTCCCTTTAGTAGCCCAGCAGGGCCTCTTGCTCACATGAAtatattttgtgttgttttttctttcccttcaaaaCTTAGAAATATATGAAATGTTGTGTTGATGGGTATTCACAGGTGTCTCTCCTAAATTTTATTGAACAGCCTTTTAAAATCTAAGCTGTTTTGtattaatgaaaaatttaaaaaatctttttatatacAGAGTTTTCCATCTGATGAGGGTTGGCCATTCGCAAAGTACTTAGGAGCATGCGGAAGAATGGTGGCTGTCAATTACGTTGGAGAAGAGCTGTGGAGTTACTTTAATGCACCATGGGAGAAACGAGTGGATCTGGCCTGGCAATTAATGGAAATAGCTGAGCAGCTGACAAATAATGACTTTGAATTTGCACTCTACCTCCTTGATGTCAGCTTTGACAACTTTGCAGTTGGACCGAGAGATGGCAAAGTTATCATTGTAGATGCAGAAAACGTTCTGGTAGCAGACAAAAGGTTAATCAGACAGAGTAAGTTGTCTTTCTGTTCCCTCCCCTCAACCCCTGTCtcttgcttctttctctgcaaGCACAGTATTTAAAGTATGTGTAGTTGCTGAATACCCATTTTGTTGGCTTTATAGCTAGACTACTAATTAATTAACAAACTAATTAGCTTTCTTCTGCAATTAGACTACTAATTAACTTGACCAATTTGTCAATTTTATGAAGCGTTGAGCTTACCTGAACTTGATTTACATATACTTTTACTCTGTAATCCTGCTTAAATGGAGAGGTGGGAGTGGGAGGAGAGGGTTTGGACATTGGATGGGTTTGtacagatggatggacagataTACAGATGGGCTGGCTGACTGACTTGTCTGCCTTAGCTAAAAGAGAGAGGTTCCTTTCGTCTTTTCCAGACGTCTGTAAGGACGGAAGTCTTGGCATTCTGTTTTTTGTGAATGACAAGACAGTCTTACTGCCTGCTTTGCCTTAGTTACGTAGCCTGCCTCTGGTTCATTTGCTCAGGTAGGTGCTCTGTAATAAAGGAACTGAAGGAATGAGTAATTTTAGTGCTGTTTTCAAATGGGAATAGTGAAAATTCGTTCATCTTTCTGTCAGCTGTAAAAGCTcaaagcagtggcagcaggagaGATGTTTGACAAAATGGCATTACGTGGGTTTATATTCCTTTTGAGCTTATAAGGAAAACTTTACAGACCTAAGGGCTAGAGACATTGGACACGAAACCCTAGATTCTGCAGAAGTTCATGGCAGTAGGCCAAGTGATTCCAGTTTGTTTTGGGtgaatggttttttttaagctttgcaaaTAGACTTCATATGCTGTGCTGCTGAATTAACTTTGAGACTATATTTTCTGTCCACACACTTTTCTACAAGGAagtatgtttttttcattttgtttttttttttttttgtggtgtggggtttttggttttggtgtttgggtttttttttgtattagattTATTTTACGTTCTCAAGGAGCTTAGATTAAAATTATCTGAGCCTACCAAGAAAATCTTTTAATGTATTGGATACCCAGTACATTTACTTTAGTACTTAGGGGCCACacaaataaacttttttctttttttttttttttcttttcctttttccacccTTAATATTAGTTAAGACTTTGACTTTTGGAGCATGTCTGAATTGCTCAGTCACAAAGATGACCAAATGAATTCTGAAAAAGTTGATGTGTACATGGAATAGGAGCAAGTAGCATGTTGCAGAAGCTGAAAGTGTCACGCTTACATCTGTTGTCTAAAGTTCTCAGACTAGTTTGGATCTAACTAGGATTTTGCTGCATGATTTGTAATCTAACAATTAATcaagaacacagaaaacaaatgagGACACAAGAAAGTTCTCAGGCTTTGTATAAACTTGACATTTAATACTGATTTCATTAATCTCCTGGAGAGTTTCATTAAACAATCTCTGTCTAGAGTGATTAATATGGCTGTTTAGATATTTGAATATGTACATTCTGTCCAATTGCACTGTACAGTAATATCTACTTGTACTCTATGTGGGACATCATAGTTGAGTTTGCTGAAgtccttttttcccattctccTTTGCTGGCTTTTTTCCATTTCGAGTTTGCTGTTCATTGTACAAATTTTACATCGTATTTTTATAGTTTTAGCAGTCATCCTTCAGTACACTTATTTTTTTCTAGTCTGGCTTGCAATGCACCATAAATGGGTAGACCAATTGTCAGCTCAGAGACTACCAAACAGATAAATTTTTCTGTGTACATCACAGTGCTAAAAGAGATCTGCAAAACTATGAGACTCCATGATAAGGACCACTTCTCAAAGCTGGCAGTAATCTAGAAACTTAAGATGAAAGTTTTCTAACAAAAAGTAGTAAGAACTCAGGAGATCTCACACTCAGTAACCTTTTACGTATTATTTTATACGATATTTTCTGTAAATCAGGTTTTAACGTAAATAAAGCTTTGTGACAAGGCCACTAGTTACCTTCAAATTttggtaacttttaaaatataaagaaggGCTTATACATGTATGTaaattccatttgttttcttgcatttcttcaaAGATTATATGTAATGCATCTGCTTTTTTATACGCACTTCTTAGTTACTACCGTGTCTAAAGTAAGAGGTTGGAAGATAATGTTTCAGAAGTTTATGGCAATTACTTTGCagtgtttttttgttctttggtagACCACTTGCCAGTGTAAGTTCCCAGGGCAAGCGGAGAAACCAAATCTATGTTGCTAAAATAAATcatgttgcttgtttgtttttctctcaacTTCAGCTGTGAATCATTCTCTTGTACTTGTTTGtgctacattttttcctctggctaTGTGCATGAATGTAGATTTCATGGTTTTAGtgtgctgttttttctgcttccctctctttgCTATCTATTTcaccctctttctttctttcccttattttttgTATTGCCAGGACCGTTTCAGCAGAAGGGTATATCAAACTGTCAGATGCAATCGTAGACTAGAACATTTAAGAGTTCATCTAAACAGAGTTGGTTTATAGTTTAAATATTACAGTTTGCTGTGTATTAAGCTTCTGATGGTATTCAGATGCACATatgctctttccttccttctctcacttttttttttactgtctcctTATATTTCACAGATAAACCTGAAAACTGGGATGTATGGTATGAAAGCAAATTTGATGACTGTGATAAAGAAGCTTGTCTGTCCTTCTCGAAAGAGATTCTTTGTGCTCGTGTCACTGTGGACCACAATTATTATGCTATTTGTCAGAACCTTTTATCAAGACATGCCACATGGCGTGGCACTTCTGGAGGACTACTTCATGACCCCCCAGCTGAAATTGCCAAAGATGGCCGACTTGAGGCCTTGCTGGATGAGTGTGCCAACCCAAAGAA
The sequence above is a segment of the Calonectris borealis chromosome 9, bCalBor7.hap1.2, whole genome shotgun sequence genome. Coding sequences within it:
- the DIPK2A gene encoding divergent protein kinase domain 2A isoform X2, with the protein product MHRWVSGGHLFRDWSCSSDLFYMMCFLPVSLFSIYRKCFLPSWIPGGIKLPFRLKPTMPFNPSASFPSDEGWPFAKYLGACGRMVAVNYVGEELWSYFNAPWEKRVDLAWQLMEIAEQLTNNDFEFALYLLDVSFDNFAVGPRDGKVIIVDAENVLVADKRLIRQNKPENWDVWYESKFDDCDKEACLSFSKEILCARVTVDHNYYAICQNLLSRHATWRGTSGGLLHDPPAEIAKDGRLEALLDECANPKKRYGRFQAAKELREYLAQLSNNVR